A genome region from Solanum pennellii chromosome 12, SPENNV200 includes the following:
- the LOC107007392 gene encoding 1-phosphatidylinositol-3-phosphate 5-kinase FAB1B-like isoform X1 encodes MDATNRTLSDLLKLLKSWIPWRSEPDDISRDFWMPDHICRVCYECDSQFTLFNRRHHCRLCGRVFCAKCTSNWIPAICSDPRPLREEWEKIRVCNYCYKQWDQGLVSSVSNGTRVANLHICTSPSTTTSFTSFKSSGTADSSNITFVSVPPSCVLSPCKSSVTESSLDRQNYASVRGSFEFAHAGVLDPSLNQYAFCATRSDDEEDEYGVYQLDSQGHFPQVNDYYSQIQYDEIKKDYGSHKEHPDGEAIDEKSVSSSSLHNSFDSQASEEVQQIEKQDISDECEVPPSLNVPEEVNVEPVDFDNNGLLWIPPEPEDQEDEKEALMNDDDDDGDAAGEWGGLRSSSSHGSGEYRSRDRSNEEQKKVVKNVVDGHFRALVSQIMQAQGVAIDEEDEKESWLEIITSLSWEAATLLKPDTSRSGGMDPGGYVKVKCIASGRRGDSVVVKGVVCKKNVAHRRMTSKIEKPRILILGGALEYQRVSNHLSSFDTLLQQEMDHLKMAVAKIDVHQPDVLLVEKSVSRYAQEYLLAKDISLVLNIKRTLLERIARCTGSQIVPSIDHFSSKKLGFCDMFHVEKFFEEHGTAGQRGKKLAKTLMYFEGCPKPLGCTVLLRGANGDELKKVKHVFQYSIFAAYHLALETSFLADEGASLPELPLNSSITVALPDKSSTIGRSISVVPGFTIPYTEKTQSALCDGAPQRSNSVPTTDLVKTANLCAQKMSMTEFPTAANTETSFLGPMLTGTSVDRGIMHMIESSFSKPSVANNIQDSQGYHFLSTSSAPSDKVEQGCLSKNVQNCRVDVNQSGSNQILLQLDGPNVYDEPDSSKEEFPPSPSDHQSILVSLSSRCVWKGTVCERSHLFRIKYYGNCDKPLGRFLRDNLFDQSYRCSLCDMPSEAHVQCYTHRQGTLTISVKKLPEFLLPGEREGKIWMWHRCLRCPRVDGFPLATQRVVMSDAAWGLSFGKFLELSFSNHAAASRVASCGHSLHRDCLRFYGFGKMVACFRYASIDVHSVCLPPAKLDFNYEKNQDWIQQEVNEVIVRAERLFSEVLNAIRLLVEKKSGGQVNSSAEASEAPEARGQIAVLEGMLRKEKEEFEESLQKILNKEAKKVQPVIDIFEINRLRRQFIFQSYMWDHRLVYAASLECEDHCVTEEKPLVGNDKSTGPDNPSRPSDCLNVIDSVSVTPILGEKYNDGVSDNQKNHVDTVHQGSEVLFDSSCAVEKPAVLPAGTESFCGLNSAESTAEGSRALSDGQSAIMDTLSDTLEAAWTGETNSGPGVLKDGTCRSSEPPIADSSTTRLAEKVDVEDPVEEHNGTKASGFPPSLSSKSSESVEDAGGWLGMSFISFYWSLNKNFLPSAQKLDTLGEYSPVYISSFRESEAQGGARLLLPVGVNDTIIPVYDEEPTSIISYALVSPDYLAQISDEPEKSKDASLYSNLPLQSQESGSLQSLQSMDEILSESLRSLGSIDESFLSSSSSHSSSVLDPLSCTKTMHARVSFSDDGPLGKLKYNVTCYYAKRFEALRRKCCPSEMDYIRSLSRCKKWGAQGGKSNVFFAKTLDDRFIIKQVTKTELESFIKFAPAYFKYLSESINSRSPTCLAKILGIYQVTSKHLKGGKESKLDVLVMENLLFGRNLTRLYDLKGSARSRYNPDSSGSNKVLLDQNLIESMPTSPIFVGNKAKRLLERAVWNDTAFLASVDVMDYSLLVGVDEEKHELVIGIIDFMRQYTWDKHLETWVKASGILGGPKNTPPTVISPKQYKKRFRKAMTTYFLMVPDHWSPLTITPNKSQNDLSGENTLSVKSTE; translated from the exons ATGGATGCTACTAATAGGACATTATCTGATCTGTTGAAGTTACTGAAATCATGGATCCCTTGGAGGTCTGAACCTGATGATATATCGAGGGATTTTTGGATGCCCGATCATATATGTAGGGTATGTTATGAGTGTGATTCACAATTTACATTGTTTAACCGTAGGCATCATTGTCGTCTTTGTGGAAGAGTTTTTTGTGCTAAGTGTACGTCTAATTGGATACCTGCAATATGTAGTGATCCAAGGCCACTACGAGAGGAGTGGGAAAAGATCAGGGTATGTAATTACTGTTACAAGCAATGGGATCAAGGTTTAGTTTCTAGTGTTAGTAATGGAACACGTGTTGCTAACTTGCATATCTGTACTTCACCTTCTACAACAACTAGTTTTACCAGCTTCAAGTCTAGTGGAACCGCGGACAGCAGTAATATTACCTTTGTTTCGGTGCCACCTTCTTGTGTACTTAGTCCGTGCAAATCATCTGTAACGGAATCTTCTCTAGACAGGCAGAATTATGCATCAGTTAGAGGGAGCTTTGAATTTGCTCATGCAGGAGTTTTGGACCCTTCTCTAAACCAATATGCATTTTGCGCAACAAG GagtgatgatgaagaagatgaatatGGTGTTTACCAGTTAGATTCCCAGGGCCATTTTCCCCAGGTTAATGACTACTACAGTCAGATTCAGTATGATGAGATCAAAAAGGACTATGGATCACATAAAGAGCACCCTGATGGAGAAGCTATTGATGAAAAAAGTGTGAGCAGCTCTTCCTTACACAATAGCTTTGATTCCCAGGCTTCTGAAGAAGTCCAGCAGATTGAAAAACAGGACATCTCTGATGAATGTGAAGTTCCTCCATCCCTAAATGTTCCAGAAGAGGTTAATGTGGAACCTGTGGATTTTGACAACAATGGACTTCTCTGGATTCCACCAGAGCCAGAAGATCAAGAAGATGAAAAGGAAGCacttatgaatgatgatgacgacgacgggGATGCTGCAGGAGAGTGGGGAGGTTTACGGTCATCAAGCAGTCATGGAAGTGGTGAATATAGAAGTAGGGATAGGTCAAATGAGGAGCAGAAAAAGGTTGTGAAAAATGTGGTTGATGGCCACTTCAGGGCTTTAGTATCCCAAATTATGCAGGCTCAAGGCGTTGCCATCGATGAGGAAGATGAAAAAGAGAGTTGGCTGGAGATTATTACATCCCTATCATGGGAAGCTGCTACACTTCTGAAACCAGACACTAGCAGGAGCGGAGGGATGGACCCAGGGGGATACGTAAAGGTGAAATGTATAGCATCTGGACGTCGTGGTGACAG TGTGGTGGTGAAAGGAGTTGTCTGCAAGAAAAATGTAGCTCATCGACGAATGACATCCAAAATAGAGAAGCCTCGCATATTAATCCTTGGAGGGGCTCTTGAATACCAGCGTGTCTCGAACCACTTATCAAGTTTTGATACTTTGTTGCAGCAG GAAATGGATCATCTCAAGATGGCTGTTGCCAAAATTGATGTACACCAACCAGATGTTCTTCTGGTGGAAAAATCTGTATCTCGCTATGCACAAGAGTACCTCCTGGCAAAGGACATATCACTTGTCTTAAATATCAAGAGGACACTTTTGGAGCGTATAGCCCGTTGCACGGGTAGTCAGATAGTACCTTCAATAGATCATTTCTCATCTAAAAAATTGGGATTCTGTGACATGTTCCATGTTGAGAAGTTTTTTGAAGAGCATGGTACAGCTGGACAGAGAGGAAAGAAGCTGGCGAAGACTCTAATGTACTTTGAAGGCTGTCCAAAGCCACTGGGGTGCACT GTATTACTCCGTGGTGCAAATGGGGATGAGTTGAAGAAAGTAAAGCATGTCtttcaatattcaatttttgCAGCTTATCATTTGGCTCTGGAAACATCTTTTCTTGCTGATGAGGGAGCATCTCTACCTGAGCTTCCTCTGAATTCTTCAATAACTGTAGCACTTCCGGATAAATCATCAACTATTGGCAGGTCAATCTCAGTAGTACCTGGTTTTACCATTCCTTACACTGAGAAAACTCAATCAGCACTATGTGATGGTGCACCACAGAGATCAAATAGCGTTCCCACAACAGACCTGGTCAAGACTGCAAACCTTTGTGCTCAGAAAATGAGTATGACAGAGTTCCCTACTGCTGCAAACACTGAGACTTCCTTCCTTGGGCCCATGCTGACTGGTACATCTGTGGACAGAGGTATCATGCATATGATAGAGTCTTCCTTCTCAAAGCCATCAGTAGCCAACAATATCCAAGATTCCCAAGGATACCATTTCTTGTCTACCAGTTCTGCGCCTTCAGataaagttgaacaaggttGTTTGTCAAAGAATGTCCAAAATTGCAGGGTTGATGTGAACCAAAGTGGCTCAAATCAAATTCTTTTGCAACTAGATGGACCAAATGTTTATGATGAACCAGACTCTTCAAAGGAAGAGTTCCCTCCGTCCCCATCTGACCATCAAAGCATTTTAGTTTCATTATCATCCCGATGTGTTTGGAAGGGTACTGTCTGTGAAAGGTCTCATCTCTTTCGGATAAAATATTATGGGAACTGTGATAAGCCATTGGGTCGATTTCTACGAGATAATTTGTTTGATCAA AGTTATAGATGTAGTTTATGTGACATGCCTTCAGAAGCACATGTTCAGTGTTATACTCATCGTCAAGGCACTTTAACTATTTCTGTTAAGAAGCTGCCAGAGTTTCTTTTGCCTGgtgaaagggaaggaaaaataTGGATGTGGCATAGATGCCTGAGATGTCCACGGGTTGATGGATTTCCCCTAGCTACTCAAAGAGTTGTGATGTCTGATGCTGCTTGGGGTTTATCCTTTGGGAAATTCCTAGAACTTAGTTTTTCAAACCATGCAGCTGCAAGCAGAGTGGCTAGTTGCGGGCATTCGTTGCACAGAGATTGTCTTCGGTTTTATGG TTTCGGAAAAATGGTTGCATGCTTCCGCTATGCGTCAATTGATGTTCACTCAGTGTGCCTTCCTCCTGCAAAGCTGGATTTCAACTATGAGAAAAATCAGGACTGGATACAACAAGAAGTGAATGAG GTCATTGTCCGAGCTGAACGTTTGTTTTCTGAGGTTCTGAATGCAATCCGTCTTCTAGTGGAGAAAAAATCTGGTGGTCAAGTTAACAGCAGCGCTGAAGCATCTGAAGCACCTGAAGCAAGAGGTCAAATTGCTGTCTTGGAAGGAATGCTGCGGAAGGAGAAGGAAGAATTTGAA GAATCTCTCCAGAAAATTTTGAACAAGGAGGCGAAAAAGGTGCAGCCTGTCATTGATATTTTCGAGATTAATCGGTTACGAAGGCAATTTATTTTCCAATCTTATATGTGGGATCACCGTCTCGTATATGCGGCCAGCTTAGAATGTGAGGATCATTGTGTTACTGAAGAGAAACCTCTTGTTGGTAATGATAAGTCCACTGGTCCAGATAATCCCTCCAGGCCTAGTGATTGTTTGAACGTCATTGATTCTGTTTCTGTAACTCCAATACTTGGTGAAAAATATAATGATGGAGTAAGTGATAACCAAAAGAATCATGTGGACACAGTTCATCAAGGATCTGAGGTTCTCTTTGATTCTAGTTGCGCAGTTGAGAAACCAGCAGTTCTTCCCGCTGGAACAGAAAGCTTCTGCGGGTTGAACTCTGCAGAATCCACTGCAGAGGGGTCTAGAGCCCTTTCTGATGGGCAGTCCGCGATCATGGATACTTTGTCAGATACTCTTGAGGCAGCTTGGACTGGTGAAACTAATTCCGGTCCTGGAGTGCTGAAGGATGGTACTTGCAGATCTTCGGAACCACCTATAGCAGATTCATCAACAACTAGATTAGCAGAAAAAGTAGATGTTGAAGACCCTGTGGAGGAACATAACGGAACTAAGGCGTCTGGATTTCCTCCTTCATTATCCTCTAAGAGCTCTGAAAGTGTGGAAGACGCCGGGGGATGGTTAGGTATGTCTTTTATTAGCTTCTACTGGTCACTGAACAAAAACTTTTTACCAAGTGCTCAGAAGTTGGATACACTTGGCGAGTACAGCCCTGTCTACATTTCATCTTTTAGAGAGTCAGAGGCACAAGGTGGAGCCAGATTGCTCCTACCTGTTGGGGTTAATGATACCATTATACCAGTGTATGACGAAGAGCCCACAAGTATTATATCTTATGCACTAGTTTCACCAGATTATCTTGCACAAATATCCGATGAACCAGAGAAATCAAAGGATGCTAGTTTGTACTCTAACCTGCCACTGCAGTCTCAAGAATCTGGAAGTCTGCAGTCGCTTCAATCTATGGATGAAATATTATCAGAATCCCTCAGAAGTCTTGGATCTATAGATGAAAGTTTCTTGTCTTCGTCCAGTAGTCATAGCTCTTCGGTTTTGGATCCGCTCTCTTGCACGAAGACAATGCATGCCAGAGTCTCCTTTTCGGATGATGGACCACTTGGGAAACTGAAGTATAATGTGACTTGTTATTATGCGAAGCGCTTTGAAGCTTTGAGGAGGAAATGTTGCCCATCTGAGATGGATTACATAAGATCTCTTAGCCGCTGTAAGAAATGGGGAGCCCAAGGAGGCAAGAGCAATGTTTTCTTTGCTAAAACCTTGGATGACCGATTCATTATCAAACAAGTGACTAAGACAGAGCTGGAATCTTTTATAAAGTTTGCTCCAGCATATTTTAAGTATCTTTCAGAATCCATAAACTCAAGGAGTCCTACTTGCCTGGCAAAAATTTTGGGGATCTATCAG GTGACATCTAAGCATCTTAAAGGAGGGAAGGAATCTAAACTGGATGTGCTAGTTATGGAGAACCTTCTATTTGGGAGGAACCTAACGCGGCTTTATGACCTTAAAGGATCTGCCAGGTCTCGTTACAATCCCGACTCTAGTGGAAGTAATAAGGTCTTACTGGATCAGAACCTGATCGAGTCTATGCCAACTTCACCTATTTTTGTTGGAAACAAAGCCAAGAGACTTTTGGAACGAGCAGTCTGGAATGACACTGCTTTTCTTGCA TCGGTTGATGTGATGGATTACTCACTATTAGTTGGTGTTGACGAAGAAAAGCATGAACTCGTTATTGGGATTATTGACTTCATGAGGCAGTATACATGGGACAAGCACCTCGAGACATGGGTTAAGGCCTCTGGCATCCTTGGTGGACCTAAGAATACACCTCCGACTGTAATTTCACCTAAGCAATACAAAAAGAGGTTCCGGAAGGCAATGACCACTTATTTCCTGATGGTTCCGGATCACTGGTCTCCTCTTACTATTACTCCCAACAAGTCACAGAATGATTTGTCTGGAGAGAACACGCTAAGTGTAAAATCTACCGAGTGA
- the LOC107007392 gene encoding 1-phosphatidylinositol-3-phosphate 5-kinase FAB1B-like isoform X2 — translation MIYRGIFGCPIIYVGDPRPLREEWEKIRVCNYCYKQWDQGLVSSVSNGTRVANLHICTSPSTTTSFTSFKSSGTADSSNITFVSVPPSCVLSPCKSSVTESSLDRQNYASVRGSFEFAHAGVLDPSLNQYAFCATRSDDEEDEYGVYQLDSQGHFPQVNDYYSQIQYDEIKKDYGSHKEHPDGEAIDEKSVSSSSLHNSFDSQASEEVQQIEKQDISDECEVPPSLNVPEEVNVEPVDFDNNGLLWIPPEPEDQEDEKEALMNDDDDDGDAAGEWGGLRSSSSHGSGEYRSRDRSNEEQKKVVKNVVDGHFRALVSQIMQAQGVAIDEEDEKESWLEIITSLSWEAATLLKPDTSRSGGMDPGGYVKVKCIASGRRGDSVVVKGVVCKKNVAHRRMTSKIEKPRILILGGALEYQRVSNHLSSFDTLLQQEMDHLKMAVAKIDVHQPDVLLVEKSVSRYAQEYLLAKDISLVLNIKRTLLERIARCTGSQIVPSIDHFSSKKLGFCDMFHVEKFFEEHGTAGQRGKKLAKTLMYFEGCPKPLGCTVLLRGANGDELKKVKHVFQYSIFAAYHLALETSFLADEGASLPELPLNSSITVALPDKSSTIGRSISVVPGFTIPYTEKTQSALCDGAPQRSNSVPTTDLVKTANLCAQKMSMTEFPTAANTETSFLGPMLTGTSVDRGIMHMIESSFSKPSVANNIQDSQGYHFLSTSSAPSDKVEQGCLSKNVQNCRVDVNQSGSNQILLQLDGPNVYDEPDSSKEEFPPSPSDHQSILVSLSSRCVWKGTVCERSHLFRIKYYGNCDKPLGRFLRDNLFDQSYRCSLCDMPSEAHVQCYTHRQGTLTISVKKLPEFLLPGEREGKIWMWHRCLRCPRVDGFPLATQRVVMSDAAWGLSFGKFLELSFSNHAAASRVASCGHSLHRDCLRFYGFGKMVACFRYASIDVHSVCLPPAKLDFNYEKNQDWIQQEVNEVIVRAERLFSEVLNAIRLLVEKKSGGQVNSSAEASEAPEARGQIAVLEGMLRKEKEEFEESLQKILNKEAKKVQPVIDIFEINRLRRQFIFQSYMWDHRLVYAASLECEDHCVTEEKPLVGNDKSTGPDNPSRPSDCLNVIDSVSVTPILGEKYNDGVSDNQKNHVDTVHQGSEVLFDSSCAVEKPAVLPAGTESFCGLNSAESTAEGSRALSDGQSAIMDTLSDTLEAAWTGETNSGPGVLKDGTCRSSEPPIADSSTTRLAEKVDVEDPVEEHNGTKASGFPPSLSSKSSESVEDAGGWLGMSFISFYWSLNKNFLPSAQKLDTLGEYSPVYISSFRESEAQGGARLLLPVGVNDTIIPVYDEEPTSIISYALVSPDYLAQISDEPEKSKDASLYSNLPLQSQESGSLQSLQSMDEILSESLRSLGSIDESFLSSSSSHSSSVLDPLSCTKTMHARVSFSDDGPLGKLKYNVTCYYAKRFEALRRKCCPSEMDYIRSLSRCKKWGAQGGKSNVFFAKTLDDRFIIKQVTKTELESFIKFAPAYFKYLSESINSRSPTCLAKILGIYQVTSKHLKGGKESKLDVLVMENLLFGRNLTRLYDLKGSARSRYNPDSSGSNKVLLDQNLIESMPTSPIFVGNKAKRLLERAVWNDTAFLASVDVMDYSLLVGVDEEKHELVIGIIDFMRQYTWDKHLETWVKASGILGGPKNTPPTVISPKQYKKRFRKAMTTYFLMVPDHWSPLTITPNKSQNDLSGENTLSVKSTE, via the exons ATGATATATCGAGGGATTTTTGGATGCCCGATCATATATGTAGG TGATCCAAGGCCACTACGAGAGGAGTGGGAAAAGATCAGGGTATGTAATTACTGTTACAAGCAATGGGATCAAGGTTTAGTTTCTAGTGTTAGTAATGGAACACGTGTTGCTAACTTGCATATCTGTACTTCACCTTCTACAACAACTAGTTTTACCAGCTTCAAGTCTAGTGGAACCGCGGACAGCAGTAATATTACCTTTGTTTCGGTGCCACCTTCTTGTGTACTTAGTCCGTGCAAATCATCTGTAACGGAATCTTCTCTAGACAGGCAGAATTATGCATCAGTTAGAGGGAGCTTTGAATTTGCTCATGCAGGAGTTTTGGACCCTTCTCTAAACCAATATGCATTTTGCGCAACAAG GagtgatgatgaagaagatgaatatGGTGTTTACCAGTTAGATTCCCAGGGCCATTTTCCCCAGGTTAATGACTACTACAGTCAGATTCAGTATGATGAGATCAAAAAGGACTATGGATCACATAAAGAGCACCCTGATGGAGAAGCTATTGATGAAAAAAGTGTGAGCAGCTCTTCCTTACACAATAGCTTTGATTCCCAGGCTTCTGAAGAAGTCCAGCAGATTGAAAAACAGGACATCTCTGATGAATGTGAAGTTCCTCCATCCCTAAATGTTCCAGAAGAGGTTAATGTGGAACCTGTGGATTTTGACAACAATGGACTTCTCTGGATTCCACCAGAGCCAGAAGATCAAGAAGATGAAAAGGAAGCacttatgaatgatgatgacgacgacgggGATGCTGCAGGAGAGTGGGGAGGTTTACGGTCATCAAGCAGTCATGGAAGTGGTGAATATAGAAGTAGGGATAGGTCAAATGAGGAGCAGAAAAAGGTTGTGAAAAATGTGGTTGATGGCCACTTCAGGGCTTTAGTATCCCAAATTATGCAGGCTCAAGGCGTTGCCATCGATGAGGAAGATGAAAAAGAGAGTTGGCTGGAGATTATTACATCCCTATCATGGGAAGCTGCTACACTTCTGAAACCAGACACTAGCAGGAGCGGAGGGATGGACCCAGGGGGATACGTAAAGGTGAAATGTATAGCATCTGGACGTCGTGGTGACAG TGTGGTGGTGAAAGGAGTTGTCTGCAAGAAAAATGTAGCTCATCGACGAATGACATCCAAAATAGAGAAGCCTCGCATATTAATCCTTGGAGGGGCTCTTGAATACCAGCGTGTCTCGAACCACTTATCAAGTTTTGATACTTTGTTGCAGCAG GAAATGGATCATCTCAAGATGGCTGTTGCCAAAATTGATGTACACCAACCAGATGTTCTTCTGGTGGAAAAATCTGTATCTCGCTATGCACAAGAGTACCTCCTGGCAAAGGACATATCACTTGTCTTAAATATCAAGAGGACACTTTTGGAGCGTATAGCCCGTTGCACGGGTAGTCAGATAGTACCTTCAATAGATCATTTCTCATCTAAAAAATTGGGATTCTGTGACATGTTCCATGTTGAGAAGTTTTTTGAAGAGCATGGTACAGCTGGACAGAGAGGAAAGAAGCTGGCGAAGACTCTAATGTACTTTGAAGGCTGTCCAAAGCCACTGGGGTGCACT GTATTACTCCGTGGTGCAAATGGGGATGAGTTGAAGAAAGTAAAGCATGTCtttcaatattcaatttttgCAGCTTATCATTTGGCTCTGGAAACATCTTTTCTTGCTGATGAGGGAGCATCTCTACCTGAGCTTCCTCTGAATTCTTCAATAACTGTAGCACTTCCGGATAAATCATCAACTATTGGCAGGTCAATCTCAGTAGTACCTGGTTTTACCATTCCTTACACTGAGAAAACTCAATCAGCACTATGTGATGGTGCACCACAGAGATCAAATAGCGTTCCCACAACAGACCTGGTCAAGACTGCAAACCTTTGTGCTCAGAAAATGAGTATGACAGAGTTCCCTACTGCTGCAAACACTGAGACTTCCTTCCTTGGGCCCATGCTGACTGGTACATCTGTGGACAGAGGTATCATGCATATGATAGAGTCTTCCTTCTCAAAGCCATCAGTAGCCAACAATATCCAAGATTCCCAAGGATACCATTTCTTGTCTACCAGTTCTGCGCCTTCAGataaagttgaacaaggttGTTTGTCAAAGAATGTCCAAAATTGCAGGGTTGATGTGAACCAAAGTGGCTCAAATCAAATTCTTTTGCAACTAGATGGACCAAATGTTTATGATGAACCAGACTCTTCAAAGGAAGAGTTCCCTCCGTCCCCATCTGACCATCAAAGCATTTTAGTTTCATTATCATCCCGATGTGTTTGGAAGGGTACTGTCTGTGAAAGGTCTCATCTCTTTCGGATAAAATATTATGGGAACTGTGATAAGCCATTGGGTCGATTTCTACGAGATAATTTGTTTGATCAA AGTTATAGATGTAGTTTATGTGACATGCCTTCAGAAGCACATGTTCAGTGTTATACTCATCGTCAAGGCACTTTAACTATTTCTGTTAAGAAGCTGCCAGAGTTTCTTTTGCCTGgtgaaagggaaggaaaaataTGGATGTGGCATAGATGCCTGAGATGTCCACGGGTTGATGGATTTCCCCTAGCTACTCAAAGAGTTGTGATGTCTGATGCTGCTTGGGGTTTATCCTTTGGGAAATTCCTAGAACTTAGTTTTTCAAACCATGCAGCTGCAAGCAGAGTGGCTAGTTGCGGGCATTCGTTGCACAGAGATTGTCTTCGGTTTTATGG TTTCGGAAAAATGGTTGCATGCTTCCGCTATGCGTCAATTGATGTTCACTCAGTGTGCCTTCCTCCTGCAAAGCTGGATTTCAACTATGAGAAAAATCAGGACTGGATACAACAAGAAGTGAATGAG GTCATTGTCCGAGCTGAACGTTTGTTTTCTGAGGTTCTGAATGCAATCCGTCTTCTAGTGGAGAAAAAATCTGGTGGTCAAGTTAACAGCAGCGCTGAAGCATCTGAAGCACCTGAAGCAAGAGGTCAAATTGCTGTCTTGGAAGGAATGCTGCGGAAGGAGAAGGAAGAATTTGAA GAATCTCTCCAGAAAATTTTGAACAAGGAGGCGAAAAAGGTGCAGCCTGTCATTGATATTTTCGAGATTAATCGGTTACGAAGGCAATTTATTTTCCAATCTTATATGTGGGATCACCGTCTCGTATATGCGGCCAGCTTAGAATGTGAGGATCATTGTGTTACTGAAGAGAAACCTCTTGTTGGTAATGATAAGTCCACTGGTCCAGATAATCCCTCCAGGCCTAGTGATTGTTTGAACGTCATTGATTCTGTTTCTGTAACTCCAATACTTGGTGAAAAATATAATGATGGAGTAAGTGATAACCAAAAGAATCATGTGGACACAGTTCATCAAGGATCTGAGGTTCTCTTTGATTCTAGTTGCGCAGTTGAGAAACCAGCAGTTCTTCCCGCTGGAACAGAAAGCTTCTGCGGGTTGAACTCTGCAGAATCCACTGCAGAGGGGTCTAGAGCCCTTTCTGATGGGCAGTCCGCGATCATGGATACTTTGTCAGATACTCTTGAGGCAGCTTGGACTGGTGAAACTAATTCCGGTCCTGGAGTGCTGAAGGATGGTACTTGCAGATCTTCGGAACCACCTATAGCAGATTCATCAACAACTAGATTAGCAGAAAAAGTAGATGTTGAAGACCCTGTGGAGGAACATAACGGAACTAAGGCGTCTGGATTTCCTCCTTCATTATCCTCTAAGAGCTCTGAAAGTGTGGAAGACGCCGGGGGATGGTTAGGTATGTCTTTTATTAGCTTCTACTGGTCACTGAACAAAAACTTTTTACCAAGTGCTCAGAAGTTGGATACACTTGGCGAGTACAGCCCTGTCTACATTTCATCTTTTAGAGAGTCAGAGGCACAAGGTGGAGCCAGATTGCTCCTACCTGTTGGGGTTAATGATACCATTATACCAGTGTATGACGAAGAGCCCACAAGTATTATATCTTATGCACTAGTTTCACCAGATTATCTTGCACAAATATCCGATGAACCAGAGAAATCAAAGGATGCTAGTTTGTACTCTAACCTGCCACTGCAGTCTCAAGAATCTGGAAGTCTGCAGTCGCTTCAATCTATGGATGAAATATTATCAGAATCCCTCAGAAGTCTTGGATCTATAGATGAAAGTTTCTTGTCTTCGTCCAGTAGTCATAGCTCTTCGGTTTTGGATCCGCTCTCTTGCACGAAGACAATGCATGCCAGAGTCTCCTTTTCGGATGATGGACCACTTGGGAAACTGAAGTATAATGTGACTTGTTATTATGCGAAGCGCTTTGAAGCTTTGAGGAGGAAATGTTGCCCATCTGAGATGGATTACATAAGATCTCTTAGCCGCTGTAAGAAATGGGGAGCCCAAGGAGGCAAGAGCAATGTTTTCTTTGCTAAAACCTTGGATGACCGATTCATTATCAAACAAGTGACTAAGACAGAGCTGGAATCTTTTATAAAGTTTGCTCCAGCATATTTTAAGTATCTTTCAGAATCCATAAACTCAAGGAGTCCTACTTGCCTGGCAAAAATTTTGGGGATCTATCAG GTGACATCTAAGCATCTTAAAGGAGGGAAGGAATCTAAACTGGATGTGCTAGTTATGGAGAACCTTCTATTTGGGAGGAACCTAACGCGGCTTTATGACCTTAAAGGATCTGCCAGGTCTCGTTACAATCCCGACTCTAGTGGAAGTAATAAGGTCTTACTGGATCAGAACCTGATCGAGTCTATGCCAACTTCACCTATTTTTGTTGGAAACAAAGCCAAGAGACTTTTGGAACGAGCAGTCTGGAATGACACTGCTTTTCTTGCA TCGGTTGATGTGATGGATTACTCACTATTAGTTGGTGTTGACGAAGAAAAGCATGAACTCGTTATTGGGATTATTGACTTCATGAGGCAGTATACATGGGACAAGCACCTCGAGACATGGGTTAAGGCCTCTGGCATCCTTGGTGGACCTAAGAATACACCTCCGACTGTAATTTCACCTAAGCAATACAAAAAGAGGTTCCGGAAGGCAATGACCACTTATTTCCTGATGGTTCCGGATCACTGGTCTCCTCTTACTATTACTCCCAACAAGTCACAGAATGATTTGTCTGGAGAGAACACGCTAAGTGTAAAATCTACCGAGTGA